Proteins encoded within one genomic window of uncultured Draconibacterium sp.:
- a CDS encoding DUF5916 domain-containing protein, producing the protein MNRTKTYGLGGLLILLMGMISIFEVSGQDRFELSLISRTKGRRIPEKTLQITKTDADITIDGVLDEAVWQTANKASDFHRQYPTDDTTAFSKTEASILYDDNNLYVGVTCFDELPGNYIVESLRRDYRERNNDYFMLVIDPFDDLTNGYAFTITPLGVQMEGLITGGGGGFMAVSDSWDNVWYSKTKKTDKGWTAEIKIPFKSIRYADDINNWNVQFVRNDLKRNERSTWTTVKRQYQPTSLTYSGELKWDGTPPEAGSNISIIPYVSGSATQKDLSVNNNIGWDWNAGFDGKVALSTSLNLDLTLNPDFSTVEVDRQQTNVTRFELFYPERRQFFIENSDLFSDFGFRRSQVFFSRRIGLSSPMIFGARLSGQVGDGLRVGFLNAQTKHQMNDGFDDTPSYNYTVASFKKQVFGRSNISGIFAAKQSINFSKDQDDGYDFGTQNEYNRVYGLQYNLMSRDDKWDGSFYYFNSDDPVHTSKHWAHGTSIRYNTRKIMAFWTHEYVAENFNAEMGFFPRTGYFTFGPFVRYNFYPDSKTISTHGPSFKADYFLDTNWEFTDKEMEAGYSINFLNSSRINVEWQNTYVKLFDDFDPTWQFKDGTEPLPSGTEYTWNSINTSYSSNSRRDFSFDIRAGYGGFYNGNATNISGTFRFRVKPIFSLAMNYSYNKIDLPDPNPSGDFWLVGPRIDLTFTEKIFWTNFIQYNEQADNVNINSRLQWRFAPVSDLFLVYTENFLPDGMVSKNRGLILKMSYWINL; encoded by the coding sequence ATGAACCGAACTAAGACTTATGGATTAGGCGGATTGCTTATTCTATTAATGGGGATGATCTCGATTTTCGAGGTGAGTGGACAAGATCGATTTGAGCTTTCACTAATTTCGCGTACGAAAGGGAGACGCATTCCGGAAAAGACATTACAAATCACAAAAACCGATGCGGATATTACCATCGACGGAGTACTTGATGAAGCAGTGTGGCAAACGGCCAATAAAGCGAGCGACTTTCATCGGCAATACCCAACGGACGATACAACCGCGTTTTCGAAAACCGAAGCCAGCATACTTTATGATGATAATAACCTGTATGTGGGCGTAACCTGTTTCGACGAGTTGCCTGGAAATTACATTGTTGAATCGTTGCGAAGGGATTACCGGGAACGAAACAACGACTATTTTATGTTGGTGATAGATCCTTTCGACGACCTGACAAATGGCTACGCTTTTACCATTACACCTTTGGGTGTACAAATGGAAGGTTTGATTACCGGTGGCGGTGGCGGTTTTATGGCTGTGTCTGATTCGTGGGACAACGTGTGGTACTCAAAAACAAAAAAAACAGATAAAGGCTGGACCGCTGAAATAAAAATTCCATTTAAATCAATTCGTTACGCTGATGATATCAACAACTGGAATGTTCAGTTTGTGCGAAACGATTTGAAAAGAAACGAACGTTCGACCTGGACCACGGTTAAAAGGCAATATCAGCCAACATCGTTAACTTATTCGGGAGAGCTAAAATGGGACGGTACTCCACCTGAAGCCGGCTCAAACATTAGTATTATTCCTTATGTTTCGGGTTCTGCAACTCAAAAGGATCTTTCGGTAAATAACAATATTGGCTGGGACTGGAATGCCGGTTTCGATGGTAAAGTAGCGCTTTCAACGTCTTTGAATCTCGACCTCACTTTAAATCCCGATTTTTCAACGGTTGAAGTCGATCGCCAGCAAACCAATGTTACCCGTTTCGAGCTGTTCTATCCGGAGCGGCGCCAGTTTTTTATCGAGAACAGCGACCTTTTCAGCGATTTTGGTTTTCGCCGGTCGCAGGTGTTTTTCTCACGTCGTATTGGCTTGTCGTCGCCCATGATTTTTGGAGCACGTTTAAGCGGGCAAGTGGGAGATGGTTTGCGCGTAGGGTTTTTAAATGCCCAAACCAAACATCAGATGAATGATGGGTTTGACGACACGCCGTCTTATAATTATACGGTAGCCTCATTTAAGAAACAGGTGTTTGGACGTTCCAATATCTCCGGAATTTTTGCAGCGAAACAGAGTATAAATTTCTCAAAAGATCAGGACGATGGTTATGATTTTGGAACGCAGAATGAATACAACCGCGTTTATGGTTTGCAATACAACCTAATGTCGCGCGACGATAAATGGGATGGAAGCTTTTACTATTTCAATTCCGATGATCCAGTGCACACTTCAAAACACTGGGCGCACGGAACCAGTATTCGGTACAATACCCGAAAAATAATGGCATTCTGGACACACGAATATGTAGCCGAAAACTTTAATGCCGAAATGGGTTTCTTTCCGCGTACCGGCTACTTTACATTTGGCCCTTTTGTACGTTATAATTTTTATCCCGATAGCAAAACCATCAGCACACACGGTCCGAGTTTCAAGGCGGATTATTTCCTGGACACGAACTGGGAATTTACCGACAAAGAAATGGAGGCAGGTTATAGTATAAACTTTTTGAATTCCAGCCGTATAAATGTTGAGTGGCAAAATACTTACGTGAAATTGTTTGATGATTTTGATCCGACATGGCAATTTAAGGACGGAACCGAACCTTTGCCTTCGGGAACTGAATATACCTGGAATTCGATTAATACCAGTTATTCATCAAATAGCAGAAGAGATTTCTCATTCGATATCCGGGCTGGCTACGGAGGTTTTTATAATGGTAATGCAACAAATATATCGGGAACTTTCCGTTTTCGAGTAAAGCCCATTTTTAGCCTGGCAATGAATTATTCATACAACAAAATTGATTTGCCTGACCCCAACCCAAGCGGAGATTTTTGGCTGGTGGGACCGAGAATCGATTTGACCTTTACTGAGAAGATTTTCTGGACCAATTTCATTCAGTATAACGAACAAGCTGATAATGTTAACATCAATTCGAGGTTACAGTGGCGGTTTGCTCCGGTCTCTGATTTGTTCCTTGTTTACACCGAGAACTTTTTGCCCGATGGAATGGTTTCAAAAAACAGGGGACTGATCTTAAAAATGTCGTACTGGATTAATCTTTAA